The sequence below is a genomic window from Halolamina litorea.
GAGTCGAACAGCCGATCGGCCGCGCCGTCGACCACGTCCCGCTGCCCGCCCGAATCGTGCGCGAACGCCACCATCCCCGCCGCGACGTACTCCGCCAGGGCCATCCCGAAGTGCTCGCCGTGTTTGGTGTTGAGGCCGTAGCGGTGCCCACCCAGTAGTTCCTCCAGCCGGGCTCTGGACACGTCGGTGTGCAGCGTGACGTACTCCCGGGCCGCGACGGCGTCCTCGACCCGCTCGCAGTACGAACGGTACGCTGCAGCCGTCGACCCGACGAGATGCAGGTGGAGGTCGACCCCGCGCTCCCGGACGCCGTCGACGACCCGGACGGCGTCGAGCGTGCGGTTGTCGGGTGCGATCCGGCCGACGGTCACGACCCCGGGCTCGCGCTCCCCCCACGGCTTCCCCGGGATCGGATCGACTGGCGGATGGAGGACCTCCGGCTCCCGGCCGTACCGAGCATCGACGTGTGCGGCGGTGTAGCTGCTGTTCGCGATCAGCGCCGCGTCAGCCGGGAGCTCCCGGTTGGCCAGTCCGGCGACCCGGGTCCAGAGGCCGTTCAGCGGCTCGTCGTGGGCGCCGTCCGGGCCCGGAACGTCGGTGTTGAACTGCGGGAAGTGGACGTACTGCACCGACGGCAGCGGGAGGTCGAACTCGTTTGCGGTGCTGACCGCAACGTCGAACGGTCCGGCGTGTCGGCGGAACCACCGCGTCAGCAGCGCGCTCCGGAGTGGAAGCTGTGGGCCGAACCGGTCGTCGGCCCGGGAGAACAGTCGAGCGAGGCGCTCCCCGGCCGGCGGCTGCCGGACGGGAACGGCCGCGTCCGTGCCGAACATCTCGTTCAGCGTCGACAGCGGCGTCGCCGAAATCGTGAACAGCGTCACCTCGTGGTGCTCCTGCAGCGCCGAACAGACGTGGGCACAGACGGCGTCGGCGCCGCCGCGGAAGTCGAGCGTGTTGTGGAGCACTGCGACGCGAGCCATGCCCGTCGGTCCGCCCGCGGGGACTAAAGCCCACCCTCCAGCAACTCCGTACTTTTGTACCAGTGGGCGCAACCGAGGGGCATGGATTCACCGAGTCGAGCGGGCGCCGACAGCCGCCGCGGGGGCGACCGGAGGTCCGGTGGGTGAGCAACGACGCCACCGATCGTCTCCTGCCCCGTCGGCTCGCCGTCGAGAGCGTCGCCCTCGGCGCCACGGCACTCTGTGTGCTGGCCGCAGGCTACTGGCTGTTCACGGTGCTCGCTGGCCGGCCGCTCGCGATCCGCTGGCTCGCTCCGACAGGCGCTCTGACGGCGTTCGTCGCCGGCTACGCGTGGACACACCGGGGGACGCTTCGCGGGCTCGACGGCACTCGCCTCGACTCGCTCGGCCTCGCCAACGGCATCACGCTCGCTCGGGCCGTCCTGATCGCGGCGGTCGCGGGGTTCGTCGTCGTCGACGTGGAGGGAGCGCTCCTGTGGGCCCCCGCGGTCGGCTACGGGACGGCCGTGCTCCTCGACGGCGTCGACGGCGCCGTCGCCCGCACGCTCGGCACCGAGACGCGGCTCGGCCAACGCCTCGACATGGCCGTCGACACCACCGGCTTCGTCGTCGCACCGGCGGTGGCCGTCGCGTGGGACCTGCTCCCCGTCTGGTACCTCTTGCTTTCGGCCGCGCGCTACTGCTACCGCGGGGGGCTGTTCCTCTGGCGCCGCGCCGGCGGGAGCGTGGGCACGCTGCCGCCCAGCCGACTCCGGCGACCGTTGGCGGCGCTCCAGATGGCCTTCCTCACTGTCGCGCTCCTCCCGCCGGCGCCGACGCCACTGATCCGGACCGTCGCGCCGGTCGTGTTGCTCCCCTCTCTCGTCGTGTTCGCCCGGGACTGGCTCGCCGTGACGGTGTCACCGTCGAAATACTGATGCGTTCGCGAACCAACAGTCTCCCGTGACAAACACCGACGACACCGTCCAGTTCTCACTGGTCCAACTGGACGACTACGGCCCGTGGACGGTGACCCCCGAGCCCCGCCCCGAGCCGTCGCTTCAGGCCCTACAGGCCCGTATTTACGCCGACCTCGCTGACTTCGTCGGCAGCCGTGACGGCTACGTCTTCCCGGGTCGATACGACAACATGATCGCGGTGACCAACCAGATTACGCCGGCGGAGCACCAGCGCTTTCAGGAGCTCGTCCGGCATCGCTATCCCGTCACGGCGAGCATCGGCGTCGGTACCGGCACGACCCCCATCGACGCACTCGGCGCCGCGACCGAGGCCCTCCAGTCGACCGGGAGCGCACAGGACGCCGCCCGATCCGAGCGCCTCGCCACCGCTCGCGACGCCGACCCCAACGGGCCACTCACCGTCGCCCACTTCGACGTGGTGGACGCGACCGGTCGGTACACGGACGCGGAACACGCCTTCGACGCCGAGCGCCGCATCAGGCGGGCGTTCGTGGAGCTGAGCGACCGGATGCGCGAACACGGTGCCGTCACGTCGTTCGTCGGCGGCGACAACGCCATCGCGGTCACACCTGACCTCGACGACGCGACGTACGACGATGTGCTCGAAGCGGTCCGCGACGCCGTCGGTGTCGAGATCCGCGTCGGCGTCGGCCGCGGCGAGACGGCGCATTCAGCGGGTCAGGGGGCGAAACACGCACTGGAGACCGGCCGTAACACCGGCGACTGGGTGGTGACGGCCGCTCCGGCGAGTACGGATGACTGACGCGGCGCGAGCGCTCTACTTTCAGGGCCCCCGTTCGGTCACCGTCTCCGAGGAGCCGCGGCCGTCGCCCGACACGGACGAGGTGTTGCTCGAGACGGTCGTCTCCGGGGTCAGCCCCGGCACCGAACTGTTGGTTTACGAGGGGAAGGTCCCTGAGGAGTTGGCCGTCGACGAGACCATCGACACTCTGGAGGGGACGTTCGACTACCCGGTCCAGTACGGCTACGCCGCCGTCGGCCGGGTGATGGCGACGGGCGCGAACGTCGACGACAGCTGGCTCGACGAACTCGCGTTCGCGTTCAACCCCCACGAGAGCCACTTCACCGCGAACCCGGCGGCACTCGAACCCGTCCCCGACGGCATCGACCCCGAGACGGCGACGCTGTTTCCGACCGCCGAGACCGCGGTCAATTTCGTCCTCGACGCGGCGCCGCGGATCGGCGAGCGTGTCGTCGTCTTCGGCGCCGGCCCGATCGGACTGACGACGACGGCGCTGCTCTCGACGTTCCCGCTCGACTCGCTGACGGTCGTCGATCCGGTCGCCGACCGCCGGTCGCTCGCGGAATCGTTCGGTGCAACGGCCACGACGACGCCCGAGGGGCTTCGGGGGATCGACTGGGGCGACCCGGCCGGCGCCGACTGCTGTGTCGAGGTTTCGGGGAACCCCAACGCGCTCGACGACGCCATCCGGACCGTCGGCTACGACGGCCGCGTCGTGATCGGCTCGTGGTACGGTACCAAGTCAGCAGAGTTGGATCTCGGCGGGCGGTTCCACCGCGAACGCATCGACCTGCGCTCGAGTCAGGTCAGCACCATCGCCCCCGCCGACCGCGGCCGCTGGACGAAGGACCGCCGGATGGACCGCGCCGTCGACGCCGTCCGGGAGCACGACCTCGGCCGGCTCGTGACCCACCGCATCCCGTTCGGCGACGCCTCGGCCGCCTACGAACTGCTCGCCAGCGAAGACGACGCGCTCACCACCGTCTTCACCTACGACGACGCCTGACCCATGTACGAACTCTCCGTCTCCCGCGACTTCGTCGCACAGCACTACCTCACCGTCCCCGAGCCCGGTCCCGTCGAGGGTGAGCCACACAGCCATCACTACGAGGTCGACGTGCGCTTTTCGGGTCCCGACCTGAACGAGTACGGCTACCTCGTCGATATCGACGCCGTCGAGGCGGCGCTGGACGACCTGACCGCCCGATACCGCGACGAACTCCTGAACGACCTGCCGGCGTTCGAGGGCAACCCCAGCGTCGAGCGCTTCGCCCGAATCTTCGCCGATGCGGTCGCCGAGCGCCTCGACGCCCCGGCGCCCGACCGGCTCAGCGTCCGAATGTGGGAGGACGATATCGCGTGGGCCAGCTACGAGCGGTCGCTCTGAGCCATGGAGCACGCTCACGTCAGGTATCTGGAGTCGAAACGGAGCGTCGACGCCCGCGCGCTGAACCGCCGGGTCCGGGATCGACTCCTCGAAACGCTCCCCCCTGAGCCCGAAATCGTCGAGTTCGCCGCCGGCACCGGCGTCACGGTCCCCCGACTGATCGAGTGGGGCGTCACCGACTTCGACTACCGGGGGATCGAACAGGACCCCGACCTCGTTCGCGACGCTCGCCGCCGGCGAGTCGATGACCTCGCTGACTCCCCCGGCGGGGTCACGTCCACCGAACGCGGCTTCCGGATTGACGAAGCCACCGTCGAGTTCCACGCCGGCGACGCGCTGGCCGTCGACGACGGCGACGCCGACCTCGTCGTCGCGCAGGCGTTCGCCGACCTCGTCCCCCTCGACGACCTCATCGACGCGCTCAACCGTGTCCTCGGCCCCGACGGGGTCGCGTACCTCCCGATCACGTTCGACGGCAGCACGCTGTTCCAGCCCGACCACCCCGCCGACGACCGGGTCGAGACAGCGTATCACGACTGGATCGCCGCGAAACCGGGCCGTGACCCCCGCGCGGGCCGACATCTGCTCGACCGCTTCCGTACCGCCGACGGCGACCTGCTCGCGGCGGGGGCGTCGGACTGGATCGTGCGGCCTAGCGGGAGCGAGTACCCCGCCGACGAGGCGTTCTTCCTCTCACGGATTCTCGCCTTCGTCGCCGACGCGCTGGACG
It includes:
- a CDS encoding 6-pyruvoyl trahydropterin synthase family protein — encoded protein: MYELSVSRDFVAQHYLTVPEPGPVEGEPHSHHYEVDVRFSGPDLNEYGYLVDIDAVEAALDDLTARYRDELLNDLPAFEGNPSVERFARIFADAVAERLDAPAPDRLSVRMWEDDIAWASYERSL
- a CDS encoding zinc-dependent alcohol dehydrogenase; the encoded protein is MTDAARALYFQGPRSVTVSEEPRPSPDTDEVLLETVVSGVSPGTELLVYEGKVPEELAVDETIDTLEGTFDYPVQYGYAAVGRVMATGANVDDSWLDELAFAFNPHESHFTANPAALEPVPDGIDPETATLFPTAETAVNFVLDAAPRIGERVVVFGAGPIGLTTTALLSTFPLDSLTVVDPVADRRSLAESFGATATTTPEGLRGIDWGDPAGADCCVEVSGNPNALDDAIRTVGYDGRVVIGSWYGTKSAELDLGGRFHRERIDLRSSQVSTIAPADRGRWTKDRRMDRAVDAVREHDLGRLVTHRIPFGDASAAYELLASEDDALTTVFTYDDA
- a CDS encoding glycosyltransferase; translated protein: MARVAVLHNTLDFRGGADAVCAHVCSALQEHHEVTLFTISATPLSTLNEMFGTDAAVPVRQPPAGERLARLFSRADDRFGPQLPLRSALLTRWFRRHAGPFDVAVSTANEFDLPLPSVQYVHFPQFNTDVPGPDGAHDEPLNGLWTRVAGLANRELPADAALIANSSYTAAHVDARYGREPEVLHPPVDPIPGKPWGEREPGVVTVGRIAPDNRTLDAVRVVDGVRERGVDLHLHLVGSTAAAYRSYCERVEDAVAAREYVTLHTDVSRARLEELLGGHRYGLNTKHGEHFGMALAEYVAAGMVAFAHDSGGQRDVVDGAADRLFDSVPTAVDRIAAAVDSGATPRLSPDRFGADRFHRRVRELVDARLG
- a CDS encoding CDP-alcohol phosphatidyltransferase family protein, whose amino-acid sequence is MSNDATDRLLPRRLAVESVALGATALCVLAAGYWLFTVLAGRPLAIRWLAPTGALTAFVAGYAWTHRGTLRGLDGTRLDSLGLANGITLARAVLIAAVAGFVVVDVEGALLWAPAVGYGTAVLLDGVDGAVARTLGTETRLGQRLDMAVDTTGFVVAPAVAVAWDLLPVWYLLLSAARYCYRGGLFLWRRAGGSVGTLPPSRLRRPLAALQMAFLTVALLPPAPTPLIRTVAPVVLLPSLVVFARDWLAVTVSPSKY
- a CDS encoding GTP cyclohydrolase IIa, with the protein product MTNTDDTVQFSLVQLDDYGPWTVTPEPRPEPSLQALQARIYADLADFVGSRDGYVFPGRYDNMIAVTNQITPAEHQRFQELVRHRYPVTASIGVGTGTTPIDALGAATEALQSTGSAQDAARSERLATARDADPNGPLTVAHFDVVDATGRYTDAEHAFDAERRIRRAFVELSDRMREHGAVTSFVGGDNAIAVTPDLDDATYDDVLEAVRDAVGVEIRVGVGRGETAHSAGQGAKHALETGRNTGDWVVTAAPASTDD
- a CDS encoding class I SAM-dependent methyltransferase; the protein is MEHAHVRYLESKRSVDARALNRRVRDRLLETLPPEPEIVEFAAGTGVTVPRLIEWGVTDFDYRGIEQDPDLVRDARRRRVDDLADSPGGVTSTERGFRIDEATVEFHAGDALAVDDGDADLVVAQAFADLVPLDDLIDALNRVLGPDGVAYLPITFDGSTLFQPDHPADDRVETAYHDWIAAKPGRDPRAGRHLLDRFRTADGDLLAAGASDWIVRPSGSEYPADEAFFLSRILAFVADALDGAGVDGADDWIETRREQLAAGELTYVAHQYDLLYAP